The proteins below come from a single Fusarium verticillioides 7600 chromosome 3, whole genome shotgun sequence genomic window:
- a CDS encoding replication fork protection complex subunit Tof1/Swi1, which produces MELADGSTDIVHPEVRAHINSLVSALGGVSADEDGGYQLGDDALEVLRDLKRWIRFYDEKTNRMDVARCIHEANLIEGDLLPILSTWPENATDSKFKSRIALACFELMVPLTWPMARDRERMTINHHRHMPVLELAQVGYKRAVINYDGARVLHTAVRVALPSMAIPIGDRTQRDQGIIKLVLFFLRNIAMIEPPPDVKYEGDESQISRSATIDAFSYQDIFLVLLTLASNMGEDFRTEDTSVMEIIYHLVKQVDIEKLFMSEQQLSKAKAGELADMMSKESSMLKAYNRRGPTRHNRFGTMIWVKRDDGKMSSLSGQDALADASMRNQKMDNSKTFRPPRRARKGDKDEKDLGLPTKLNSRAYDQLRSFVEDFLDSGFNPLFQHVRKTIDREAPHVMQYHRRQFFYLVAWFLEAERMRRMARKQSSKNPSEDISSFNLVAGVLNQEMFITLNKALHESLEMKDWHELTAVMRCFTQILLTVQEMSESGNEDNEEIAENVLSRLFYEEATHDAIATIIRTYKDQSFNYLDAATELVHHFLRILEGYSKQNIDMQVRSRKRTRRKKKAAQDAAGIENDNDDNDGSDNDAASAERTTKERKFDFHRFATRFTPQSVVDTFVAFTKYYRDLTDSQLKRAHRYFYRVAFKAEASVMLFRVDIIHLFYNMIKGPAALDKSSKVFKEWEELVKQILRKCFKKLEQRPELLVEMLFSKGSSTAFFLEYGFERQTVTTASKAKPAAELVFKNTEELDRQIAIVVGAMLDKNQANHVAWIKKVLSDAESERKAFMAAEEAMASVEPVPDEAEEQPTESGPKAPPIFFVRPDDKDRRNAIFKNSHMRLLMKLVGLQLLGPASEETPESAWIIPSDVSADVLRDAIHYINQAEFSPPTFEEGVLAEHQLKRKSVPREKADFDDDEEGELDNPMFGPLGPTVRKPIDEEDGRKKSPRKRRPRKELTEEERQSKRKERRRKEQERLESLRSEEYVRPEDDETDSEYDEVFFAREREAKAKAAAIRHVAERLPASKKPTRKRGIAATESASSSDEEQGGGGDSESGPDSDSGDDFILRAMNTTLEEENEGQPEGALRHGSDGESRKRRRVSVEKTQPDEDQEMGGVNKNGDEDEDETPVITRRPRVRGGFVVDSDDDDDE; this is translated from the exons ATGGAGTTGGCAGATGGATCAACAGATATCGTGCACCCAGAAGTACGCGCGCacatcaacagtcttgtCTCAGCG CTTGGAGGTGTCAGCGCCGACGAAGATGGCGGCTATCAACTCGGTGACGATGCCCTCGAGGTTCTTCGCGATCTAAAACGATGGATACGTTTCTACGACGAAAAGACGAATCGGATGGATGTTGCGCGATGCATACACGAGGCGAACCTGATCGAGGGCGACCTGCTCCCCATTCTCTCTACGTGGCCCGAAAACGCCACGGACAGCAAATTCAAGTCCAGGATAGCCTTGGCTTGCTTCGAACTCATGGTTCCTCTCACCTGGCCAATGGCAAGGGACCGAGAACGAATGACGATCAATCACCACCGCCATATGCCGGtccttgagcttgctcaGGTTGGATACAAGCGGGCCGTTATCAACTACGACGGAGCTCGCGTACTTCATACTGCTGTACGGGTGGCTCTCCCTTCCATGGCAATACCGATTGGCGATCGAACACAACGTGATCAAGGTATCATCAAGCtggtcttgttcttcctccGTAACATCGCCATGATCGAGCCTCCCCCTGATGTCAAATACGAAGGCGACGAGTCTCAAATATCTCGATCCGCCACTATCGATGCATTCTCATACCAAGACATCTTTCTCGTGCTCTTAACGCTTGCATCGAACATGGGAGAGGATTTTCGAACCGAAGATACATCTGTCATGGAAATTATATACCATTTAGTGAAACAAGTCGACATTGAAAAGCTCTTCATGAGTGAGCAGCAGCTAAGtaaggccaaggctggagagCTCGCCGATATGATGAGCAAGGAGTCGTCCATGCTGAAGGCGTACAACCGCAGAGGCCCAACTCGCCACAATCGATTCGGTACTATGATTTGGGTGAAGCGAGACGACGGCAAGATGTCATCACTTTCGGGCCAAGATGCGCTGGCTGATGCCTCTATGAGGAACCAGAAGATGGATAACTCAAAGACTTTCCGGCCTCCTCGGCGAGCACGAAAAGGGGataaagatgagaaagatcTCGGATTACCAACTAAGCTTAATTCTCGTGCTTATGACCAGTTGCGATCGTTTGTCGAAGACTTCCTTGACTCGGGCTTCAACCCTCTATTCCAACATGTCCGCAAAACCATCGATAGGGAGGCACCACATGTAATGCAGTATCATCGCCGTCAATTTTTCTACTTGGTAGCATGGTTCCTGGAAGCCGAGCGCATGAGGCGCATGGCAAGGAAACAGTCGAGTAAGAATCCCAGCGAGGACATCAGCAGTTTCaaccttgttgctggtgttCTCAACCAGGAGATGTTCATCACTCTCAATAAAGCTCTCCATGAGTCGCTCGAGATGAAAGATTGGCATGAACTAACCGCTGTTATGCGTTGTTTTACCCAGATTCTTCTCACCGTGCAGGAAATGTCAGAATCAGGCAACGAGGACAACGAAGAGATCGCCGAAAACGTGCTTAGTCGTTTGTTTTACGAAGAGGCAACCCACGATGCAATTGCCACCATCATTAGAACTTACAAGGACCAAAGCTTCAACTACCTTGATGCTGCCACGGAGCTGGTCCACCACTTCCTCCGTATTCTGGAGGGATACTCTAAGCAGAACATCGATATGCAAGTTCGCTCGCGGAAACGCACTcgacggaagaagaaggctgcccAAGACGCTGCAGGAATCGAGAATGACAACGACGACAATGACGGTTCAGATAATGACGCCGCATCTGCCGAGCGAACCACTAAAGAACGAAAATTCGACTTTCATCGCTTTGCCACGCGTTTCACGCCCCAGAGCGTAGTGGATACATTTGTCGCTTTCACCAAGTATTACCGTGATCTGACAGACTCGCAACTTAAGCGGGCGCATCGATATTTCTATCGCGTGGCTTTCAAAGCAGAGGCGAGTGTCATGCTATTCCGTGTAGATATAATTCACCTCTTTTACAACATGATCAAGGGCCCTGCTGCGCTTGACAAGTCTTCTAAGGTGTTCAAGGAGTGGGAAGAGTTGGTGAAACAGATACTGCGAAAatgcttcaagaagcttgaacaGCGACCAGAACTGCTTGTGGAGATGCTCTTCAGCAAGGGATCTAGCACTGCCTTCTTTCTCGAGTACGGCTTCGAACGACAAACTGTCACTACAGccagcaaggccaagccTGCAGCTGAGCTGGTCTTCAAAAACACTGAGGAGCTAGACCGGCAGATAGCTATCGTCGTCGGAGCAATGTTGGACAAGAACCAGGCAAACCATGTCGCTTGGATCAAGAAAGTCCTCAGCGACGCTGAGAGCGAACGCAAGGCTTTTATGGCAGCGGAAGAAGCAATGGCTTCAGTTGAGCCTGTACCAgacgaagctgaagaacagCCAACAGAGTCGGGGCCAAAAGCGCCTCCTATATTTT TCGTGCGTCCAGATGATAAGGACCGTCGTAATGCCATATTCAAGAACTCTCATATGCGACTCCTTATGAAACTCGTCGGTCTTCAGCTATTAGGCCCAGCGTCAGAAGAAACACCCGAGTCCGCATGGATTATACCTTCAGATGTCTCTGCCGATGTTCTCAGGGATGCGATTCACTACATCAACCAAGCTGAGTTCAGCCCTCCTACATTTGAGGAGGGTGTTCTGGCAGAACACCAGTTGAAACGCAAAAGTGTTCCACGCGAGAAGGCCGAtttcgatgacgatgaggagggcGAGCTTGACAACCCCATGTTCGGACCCCTCGGTCCCACGGTGCGCAAACccattgacgaagaagatggccgcAAGAAGTCACCCAGGAAACGTAGGCCTCGAAAAGAACTtaccgaggaagaaagacaaagcaagCGTAAAGAAAGGCGAAGAAAAGAGCAAGAAAGGTTGGAGAGCTTAAGATCAGAAGAGTATGTAAGGCCCGAGGACGATGAAACGGATTCCGAATACGACGAAGTCTTCTTCGCTCGAGAACGCGAggcaaaagcaaaggcagcGGCCATTCGCCACGTTGCGGAACGCCTTCCTGCATCTAAAAAGCCGACTAGAAAGCGTGGAATTGCAGCTACAGAATCTGCATCAAGTAGTGATGAGGAACAGGGAGGAGGTGGAGATTCAGAATCTGGTCCCGATTCTGATTCTGGCGACGATTTCATTCTAAGGGCAATGAATACAactcttgaggaagagaacgaggGGCAACCAGAAGGAGCATTGCGACATGGCAGTGATGGAGAGAGTCGCAAGAGGAGACGAGTCAGTGTTGAAAAGACTCAGCCTGACGAGGATCAAGAAATGGGCGGCGTGAATAAGAatggagatgaggatgaggatgaaacCCCTGTCATAACTCGAAGACCGCGTGTACGGGGTGGGTTTGTTGTagatagtgatgatgatgatgatgagtag
- a CDS encoding 3-hydroxybutyryl-CoA dehydrogenase, with translation MAASMFRMPSMAVARHARCFSSSPRQYAAAEVKKLGVIGAGQMGLGIALVAAQRAQVPVTLIDTSDKALDKGIAFAEKLLAKDVSKSRITQEQADNVRSLLSTSTNMEDLSSADMVIEAVPELPNLKFDIFGKLAQICPKHAILATNTSSISITRIAAATTKDPTDTSASSRVVSTHFMNPVPVQKGVEIISGLQTSQDTLDTAVEFCKRMGKITSVSADSPGFLANRILMPYINEAIICLETGVGDRDSIDAIMKNGTNVPMGPLQLADFIGLDTCLSIMKVLYEETADSKYRPSVLLKNMVNAGWYGKKSGKGFYDY, from the exons atgGCTGCTTCAATGTTTCGAATGCCTTCTATGGCAGTTGCGCGTCATGCCCgctgcttcagctcttcACCTCGCCAATATGCCGCCGcagaggtcaagaagcttggtgttaTCGGTGCGGGTCAAATG GGATTAGGGATTGCTCTTGTTGCAGCTCAAAGGGCTCAGGTTCCTGTTACTTTGATCGATACTTCAGACAAGGCTCTGGACAAAGGCATTGCCTTTGCCGAGAAACTCTTAGCAAAGGAtgtctcaaagtcaaggatcACACAGGAGCAGGCCGACAACGTCCGTTCTCTTCTCAGTACGAGCACCAATATGGAAGATCTCTCCTCTGCAGACATGGTCATCGAGGCTGTTCCCGAGCTGCCCAATCTCAAGTTTGACATATTTGGCAAGCTGGCTCAGATCTGCCCCAAGCACGCTATTCTCGCTACAAAcacctcttccatctccatcacccGCATCGCCGCTGCCACGACCAAGGATCCCACTGATACCTCGGCTTCCTCTCGTGTTGTGTCGACACATTTCATGAACCCCGTCCCTGTACAGAAGGGCGTTGAGATCATCAGCGGCCTGCAGACTAGCCAGGACACTCTCGACACTGCCGTTGAGTTCTGCAAGCGCATGGGAAAGATCACTTCGGTGTCAGCCGACTCTCCCGGATTCCTTGCCAATCGTATCCTCATGCCTTACATCAACGAGGCCATCATTTGTCTTGAGACTGGCGTCGGAGACCGTGATTCCATTGACGCCATCATGAAGAACGGCACAAACGTGCCTATGGgtcctcttcagcttgctGATTTTATTGGTCTCGATACATGTCTTTCTATCATGAAGGTTCTGTATGAGGAAACCGCCGACTCCAAATATAGGCCAAGTGtgttgctgaagaatatGGTCAACGCTGGGTGGTATGGTAAGAAGAGTGGCAAGGGCTTTTACGACTACTGA